In Nocardioides sp. JQ2195, a genomic segment contains:
- a CDS encoding NAD-dependent deacylase, whose product MNVVVLTGAGISAESGVPTFRDADGLWEGHRIEDVATPEAYDVKPSMVQKFYDDRRAALAQVAPNPAHEALARLEDVLGEDLLLVTQNIDDLHERGGSRRVVHMHGELLSALCRSCNRRTPWADGLSDFPPCPRCGVNELRPDVVWFGEVPYEMDRIQRALMSTDVFVSIGTSGAVYPAAGFVQLARACGAQTLELNLVPSEGSSFFAEARHGRASDLVPLWVDEMLERTTL is encoded by the coding sequence GTGAACGTCGTCGTGCTGACCGGTGCTGGCATCTCCGCGGAGAGCGGAGTGCCGACCTTTCGTGACGCCGACGGACTCTGGGAGGGACACCGCATCGAGGACGTCGCCACCCCCGAGGCCTACGACGTGAAGCCGAGCATGGTCCAGAAGTTCTACGACGACCGTCGTGCCGCGCTGGCCCAGGTCGCTCCGAACCCGGCCCACGAGGCGTTGGCCCGGCTCGAGGACGTCCTGGGCGAGGACCTGCTGCTGGTCACCCAGAACATCGACGACCTCCACGAGCGCGGTGGCTCACGGCGCGTGGTGCACATGCACGGCGAGCTGCTCTCGGCCCTGTGCCGCAGCTGCAACCGACGTACGCCGTGGGCCGACGGTCTCAGTGACTTCCCGCCCTGCCCGCGCTGCGGTGTCAACGAGCTGCGCCCGGACGTCGTCTGGTTCGGCGAGGTGCCCTACGAGATGGACCGGATCCAGCGGGCCCTGATGAGCACCGACGTCTTCGTCTCGATCGGCACCTCCGGTGCGGTCTATCCGGCCGCCGGGTTCGTGCAGCTGGCCAGGGCCTGCGGCGCCCAGACCCTGGAGCTGAACCTGGTCCCGAGCGAGGGGTCGTCGTTCTTCGCCGAGGCCCGGCACGGCCGGGCCAGCGACCTGGTGCCGTTGTGGGTCGACGAGATGCTGGAGCGCACCACGCTCTGA
- a CDS encoding WHG domain-containing protein translates to MTPAPGRRERQRQATLDEIVDSARAILAEDGELSLRAVAQRMGMTAPALYRYVASYQDLLRVVAIGIDAAMTAEHLQPAVAAHPADDPAMRITAAALAFRRWALASRKEFDVVFTNMDVASLCIDPTLSETTLAEASASGALFNDLLVQIWQKYDSPYPALADLDDDLVEILRDPIMPVTPIEIPDDLRGLLWVFTRSWSALYGTVTLEVFGHVDPRMTTTGVLFRQMFRDQARVLGLADELPRLEPFIVAELAR, encoded by the coding sequence GTGACACCAGCACCCGGCCGACGCGAGCGCCAGCGCCAGGCGACCCTCGACGAGATCGTCGACTCTGCGCGCGCGATCCTCGCCGAGGACGGCGAGCTGTCGCTGCGCGCCGTGGCCCAGCGCATGGGCATGACCGCTCCCGCGCTCTACCGCTACGTCGCGTCCTACCAAGACCTGTTGCGGGTGGTCGCGATCGGCATCGATGCCGCGATGACGGCCGAGCACCTCCAACCAGCCGTGGCGGCCCACCCCGCCGACGACCCGGCCATGCGCATCACGGCAGCGGCCCTGGCCTTCCGCCGCTGGGCACTGGCTTCGCGCAAGGAGTTCGACGTCGTGTTCACCAACATGGATGTCGCCTCGCTCTGCATCGACCCGACCCTGAGCGAGACCACGCTCGCCGAGGCATCCGCATCGGGCGCGCTCTTCAACGACCTGCTCGTGCAGATCTGGCAGAAGTACGACAGCCCCTACCCGGCACTGGCCGACCTCGACGACGACCTCGTCGAGATCCTGCGCGACCCGATCATGCCGGTCACACCGATCGAGATCCCCGACGACCTGCGCGGCCTGCTGTGGGTGTTCACCAGGTCATGGTCCGCGCTCTACGGCACGGTGACGCTGGAGGTGTTCGGCCACGTCGACCCACGGATGACCACCACCGGGGTGCTGTTCCGCCAGATGTTCCGCGACCAGGCGAGAGTCCTCGGCCTGGCTGACGAGCTGCCCCGGCTCGAGCCGTTCATCGTGGCCGAGCTGGCGCGCTGA
- a CDS encoding MMPL family transporter produces the protein MSTMERWGAVIARRAVHVVVIGVLVVLGAGAYGAGVFGDLSQGGFDDPSSESSRELAKEREVFGNQTVDVVAIYSSDDKTVDDPEFEASVREVVAGLPDVTTTVVNHYDTPSPALVSHDQHAVQVLISLEGESQNELLESWDALEPHLEADGLETDVAGAFAVYGDVNEITEKDLAQAETISAPVVLLLSLLIFGSLVAASMPVLVGAIAVVGALAVVRLLTVFTEVSIFSVNVITLIGLGLAIDYALFIISRFREELALRPVDDPYAVAEAITVTMATAGRTVLFSGLTVAAALSSLMVFPQSFLKSMGYGGMAAVVVAMLSALTVLPAVLRLLGRRVDGGRLPWRRHRPVPVGSDHGAWARLAHGVMRRPVVVTVLVTVVLIAIASPFLGVKWGSVDYRVLPADAPAHVAADKLNSDFGPETSSANLLLDGTTRADVAAYEAELARIPGLTVEPVAAEGEVTLLRASWQGNSQTEQSQEMVERIREVAPDSGSVLAGGLSASTVDLLDSVGSHLPWMGLIVVGVMLLLLFLAFGSLVLPLKAVVMNAISISASFGVVTWIFAEGHLEGLLGFESQGYLDATQPILMLAILFGLSMDYEVFLLSRVREQWDLTHDNDRAVATGLQKTGRIITSAALLLAIVIGAFGLSGIVFMKMIGIGMLVALLLDATVVRALLVPATMKLLGRLNWWAPGPLLRWWERYGFRGH, from the coding sequence ATGTCCACCATGGAGCGCTGGGGTGCTGTCATCGCCCGTCGGGCCGTGCACGTCGTCGTCATCGGAGTCCTCGTCGTGCTCGGCGCGGGTGCCTACGGCGCGGGAGTCTTCGGCGACCTGTCCCAGGGTGGCTTCGACGATCCGAGCAGTGAGTCCTCACGGGAGCTGGCCAAGGAGCGGGAGGTCTTCGGCAACCAGACCGTCGACGTGGTCGCGATCTACTCCAGCGACGACAAGACCGTCGACGACCCCGAGTTCGAGGCATCGGTGCGGGAGGTCGTCGCCGGGCTGCCGGACGTCACCACCACGGTCGTGAACCACTACGACACCCCGTCGCCGGCCCTGGTCAGCCACGACCAGCACGCCGTGCAGGTGCTGATCTCCCTGGAGGGAGAGTCCCAGAACGAGCTGCTCGAGAGCTGGGACGCCCTCGAGCCGCACCTCGAGGCGGACGGGCTCGAGACCGACGTGGCGGGTGCCTTCGCGGTCTACGGCGACGTCAACGAGATCACCGAGAAGGACCTGGCGCAGGCCGAGACGATCTCGGCGCCCGTCGTGCTGCTCCTGTCGCTGCTGATCTTCGGCAGCCTGGTCGCCGCCTCGATGCCGGTGCTGGTGGGGGCGATCGCGGTGGTCGGCGCGCTGGCCGTCGTCCGCCTCCTGACCGTCTTCACCGAGGTCTCGATCTTCTCCGTCAACGTGATCACCCTGATCGGCCTCGGCCTGGCGATCGACTACGCGCTCTTCATCATCAGCCGGTTCCGGGAGGAGCTCGCCCTCCGTCCGGTCGACGACCCGTACGCGGTCGCCGAGGCGATCACGGTGACCATGGCGACGGCCGGGCGCACGGTCCTCTTCTCCGGCCTGACCGTCGCCGCGGCGCTCAGCTCGCTGATGGTCTTCCCGCAGAGCTTCCTCAAGTCGATGGGGTACGGCGGCATGGCGGCCGTGGTCGTGGCCATGCTCTCGGCGCTGACCGTGCTGCCGGCCGTGCTCCGGCTGCTCGGCCGGCGGGTCGACGGCGGGCGGCTTCCGTGGCGTCGGCACCGGCCGGTCCCGGTCGGCAGCGACCACGGCGCGTGGGCGCGCCTGGCCCATGGCGTCATGCGCCGACCCGTGGTCGTGACCGTGCTGGTCACGGTGGTCCTGATCGCGATCGCTTCACCGTTCCTGGGCGTGAAGTGGGGCAGCGTCGACTATCGCGTCCTGCCGGCCGATGCCCCTGCCCACGTGGCCGCCGACAAGCTGAACAGCGACTTCGGCCCGGAGACCTCGAGCGCCAACCTGCTGCTCGACGGAACCACGAGGGCCGACGTGGCGGCGTACGAGGCCGAGCTCGCCCGGATCCCCGGCCTCACGGTCGAACCCGTGGCTGCCGAGGGCGAGGTGACGCTGCTGCGGGCGAGCTGGCAGGGAAACAGCCAGACCGAGCAGTCCCAGGAGATGGTCGAGCGCATCCGCGAGGTCGCCCCGGACAGCGGGTCGGTGCTCGCCGGTGGGCTCAGCGCATCCACGGTCGACCTGCTCGACTCGGTCGGCAGCCACCTGCCGTGGATGGGCCTGATCGTGGTCGGCGTGATGCTGTTGCTGCTCTTCCTGGCCTTCGGCTCGCTGGTGCTGCCCCTGAAGGCGGTGGTGATGAACGCGATCTCGATCTCCGCCTCGTTCGGTGTGGTCACCTGGATCTTCGCGGAAGGCCACCTGGAGGGTCTGCTCGGCTTCGAGTCGCAGGGTTACCTCGATGCCACCCAGCCGATCCTGATGCTCGCCATCCTCTTCGGGCTGTCGATGGACTACGAGGTGTTCCTGCTGTCCAGGGTGCGCGAGCAGTGGGACCTGACCCACGACAACGACCGGGCGGTCGCGACGGGACTGCAGAAGACCGGGCGCATCATCACCAGCGCCGCGCTGCTGCTCGCGATCGTGATCGGAGCCTTCGGGCTCAGTGGGATCGTGTTCATGAAGATGATCGGCATCGGCATGCTGGTCGCGCTGCTCCTCGACGCGACGGTGGTGCGCGCGCTGCTGGTCCCGGCCACGATGAAGCTGCTCGGGCGGTTGAACTGGTGGGCCCCGGGGCCGTTGCTGCGGTGGTGGGAACGCTACGGTTTCCGGGGCCACTGA
- a CDS encoding Re/Si-specific NAD(P)(+) transhydrogenase subunit alpha, translating to MLIGVLREAQTGETRVAATPATVGQLLKLGYDVVVETGAGTASSFADEAYVEAGATIGDPFDADIVLGVNNPADEQLDQLRQNATLIGILNARLDESVVADLTSRQITALSMDAVPRISRAQSLDVLSSMANIAGYRAVVEAAHVFGRFFTGQVTAAGKVPPATVLVAGAGVAGLAAIGAAGSLGAVVKATDPRPEVADQVKSLGGEYLAVEDPEAEVSATGYAKEMGDDYNARAAQLYTQTVPDVDIIVTTALIPGRPAPRLITADMVASMKSGSVIVDMAAGSGGNVEGSVPGEAITTDNGVTIIGYTDLAGRLPAQASQLYGTNLVNLLKLMTPEKDGRLVLDFDDVVQRSITVVRDGQSTWPPPPVQVSAAPAAAPAAAEVVVKEEKEPLAPAAKFGGILAGGAALVLLVAASPAVLQLQLVTFALAIIIGFYVITGVHHALHTPLMSVTNAISGIIVVGALLQIGHDGTLITVIAAAAILLASINIFGGFAVTRRMLAMFSRS from the coding sequence ATGCTCATCGGCGTCCTCAGGGAGGCACAGACCGGGGAGACCCGCGTCGCCGCCACCCCTGCCACCGTCGGCCAACTGCTCAAGCTCGGCTACGACGTCGTCGTCGAAACGGGCGCCGGCACGGCCTCCAGCTTCGCGGACGAGGCGTACGTCGAGGCCGGCGCGACGATCGGCGATCCGTTCGATGCCGACATCGTGCTCGGCGTGAACAACCCGGCGGACGAACAGCTTGACCAGCTTCGGCAGAACGCGACCCTGATCGGCATCCTGAATGCCCGCCTGGACGAGTCGGTCGTCGCCGACCTCACGTCGCGGCAGATCACTGCCCTGTCGATGGACGCCGTCCCGCGCATCTCGCGCGCGCAGTCGCTCGACGTGCTGTCCTCGATGGCCAACATCGCGGGCTACCGTGCGGTCGTCGAGGCAGCGCACGTCTTCGGTCGGTTCTTCACCGGCCAGGTCACCGCGGCCGGCAAGGTCCCACCGGCCACGGTGCTGGTCGCCGGCGCCGGTGTGGCCGGGCTGGCGGCGATCGGTGCTGCGGGTTCGCTGGGCGCGGTGGTCAAGGCCACCGACCCGCGTCCCGAGGTGGCCGACCAGGTGAAGTCGCTCGGTGGTGAGTACCTCGCGGTCGAGGACCCCGAGGCCGAGGTGTCGGCGACGGGCTACGCCAAGGAGATGGGCGACGACTACAACGCCCGTGCCGCGCAGCTCTACACCCAGACCGTGCCCGACGTGGACATCATCGTCACGACGGCGCTGATCCCGGGCCGCCCCGCGCCCCGACTGATCACCGCCGACATGGTCGCGTCGATGAAGTCCGGCTCGGTCATCGTCGACATGGCCGCCGGCTCCGGCGGCAACGTCGAGGGCTCGGTGCCAGGTGAGGCGATCACCACCGACAACGGCGTGACGATCATCGGCTACACCGACCTCGCCGGGCGGTTGCCCGCCCAGGCCTCGCAGCTCTACGGCACGAACCTGGTCAACCTGCTCAAGCTGATGACCCCGGAGAAGGACGGCCGGCTCGTCCTCGACTTCGACGACGTCGTCCAGCGCTCGATCACCGTCGTCCGCGACGGCCAGTCGACCTGGCCCCCGCCGCCGGTGCAGGTCTCTGCGGCCCCGGCCGCTGCCCCGGCCGCGGCGGAGGTCGTGGTCAAGGAGGAGAAGGAGCCCCTCGCCCCGGCAGCCAAGTTCGGTGGCATCTTGGCCGGTGGCGCTGCTTTGGTGCTGCTGGTCGCCGCTTCTCCGGCGGTCCTACAGCTCCAGCTGGTGACCTTCGCCCTGGCGATCATCATCGGCTTCTACGTAATCACCGGCGTACACCACGCGCTGCACACGCCGCTGATGTCCGTGACCAACGCGATCTCCGGGATCATCGTGGTCGGAGCGCTGCTCCAGATCGGACACGACGGAACCCTGATCACCGTCATTGCGGCTGCAGCGATCCTGCTGGCCTCCATCAACATCTTTGGTGGCTTCGCGGTGACGCGCCGCATGCTCGCCATGTTCTCCCGATCCTGA